Proteins encoded within one genomic window of Manduca sexta isolate Smith_Timp_Sample1 chromosome 18, JHU_Msex_v1.0, whole genome shotgun sequence:
- the LOC115454700 gene encoding uncharacterized protein LOC115454700, producing the protein MKIAVVLLSLVIIVNADDSDKTLETAINFIKDCHGDYILCVKEKMLTIVDNLRTVRNLKIAEGVVFKAESEPLPLKPVEPLPVDPSARDAEVNYRLLDGVVNLFETHALEVKMNNEDKESLQRSLDEGRGKKKGGGAIGGIIGLLGAKLLLGKLFIVKLIALKALATAKIALVLAVILFVAWCLKQDHTKTTYEVVPHALHHESHHPVHVEHVAHDGGHGHGGGYSSYGADWNKNLDEAQNLAYSGYAHNN; encoded by the exons atgaaaataGCCGTAGTACTTTTATCCCTCGTGATTATAGTAAATGCAGATGACAGTGACAAAACATTGGAGACAGCGATCAACTTCATTAAGGACTGTCATGGAGACTACATATTGTGTGttaag gaaAAAATGCTTACAATCGTCGATAACTTACGGACTGTTAGAAATCTGAAAATAGCCGAAGGTGTAGTTTTCAAAGCCGAATCTGAGCCACTACCTCTCAAACCGGTAGAACCCTTACCTGTTGACCCTTCAGCAAGAGATGCTGAAGTTAACTACAGACTACTGGATGGAGTGGTCAATCTCTTCGAAACACATGCTTTGGAGGTTAAGATGAACAATGAAGACAAAGAGAGTCTGCAAAGGTCTCTTGATGAAG GTCGTGGTAAGAAGAAAGGTGGTGGAGCTATTGGAGGCATTATCGGTCTTCTTGGCGCGAAACTGCTGCTTGGAAAACTCTTCATCGTCAAGCTCATTGCCCTGAAGGCGTTGGCGACAGCTAAAATCGCGTTAGTCCTGGCTGTTATCCTCTTTGTGGCATGGTGCCTGAAGCAAGACCACACAAAGACCACTTATGAAGTAGTTCCTCATGCCCTTCATCATGAAAGCCATCACCCAGTTCATGTGGAACATGTTGCCCATGATGGCGGCCATGGTCATGGAGGAGGCTACTCCAGCTACGGTGCTGACTGGAACAAAAACTTGGATGAAGCTCAAAACCTTGCCTACAGCGGCTATGCGCATAATAACTAA